A single genomic interval of Oryctolagus cuniculus chromosome 19, mOryCun1.1, whole genome shotgun sequence harbors:
- the RCC1L gene encoding RCC1-like G exchanging factor-like protein isoform X3: MGLNKDSQLGFQRSRRDQTRGYEYVLEPSPVPLPLDRPQETRVLQVSCGRAHSLVLTDREGVFSLGNNSYGQCGRKVVEDEVYSESHKVHRLQDFDGQVVQVACGQDHSLFVTDRGEVYSCGWGADGQTGLGHYNITSTPTKLGGDLAGVHVVQVATYGDCCLAVSADGGVFGWGNSEYRQLASVTDSTQVNVPRRLPFSGVGKVEQAACGGTGCAVVNGEGRVFVWGYGILGKGPNLVETALPEMIPPTLFGLTEFSPEVRISQVRCGLSHFAALTNKGELFVWGKNVRGCLGIGRLEDQYFPWRVTMPGEPVAVACGVDHTVTLAKSFV, from the exons ATGGGACTCAACAAGGACTCTCAGCTGGGATTTCAGAGGAGCCGCAGAGATCAAA CCAGGGGCTACGAGTACGTTCTGGAGCCCTCGCCCGTCCCACTGCCCCTGGACAGACCTCAGGAGACCCGGGTGCTGCAGGTGTCGTGTGGCAGAGCTCACTCGCTGGTGCTGACGGACAGGGAAGGAG TCTTCAGCTTGGGAAACAACTCCTACGGGCAGTGCGGAAGAAAGGTGGTGGAAGACGAAGTTTACAG TGAAAGTCACAAAGTGCATCGGCTGCAGGACTTCGATGGGCAGGTGGTCCAG GTCGCCTGTGGCCAGGATCATAGTCTGTTTGTGACAGATCGAGGAGAAGTGTATTCCTGTGGATGGGGCGCCGACGGGCAAACAG GTCTCGGCCACTATAACATCACCAGCACCCCCACCAAGCTGGGAGGAGACCTCGCCGGAGTGCACGTCGTCCAAGTCGCCACCTACGGCGACTGCTGCCTGGCCGTGTCCGCCGACGGGGGTGTCTTTGGCTGGGGGAACTCCGAGTACCGGCAGCTGGCCTCTGTCACTGACTCCACACAG GTCAATGTCCCCCGGCGCCTGCCCTTCTCGGGAGTGGGGAAGGTGGAACAGGCCGCGTGTGGCGGCACGGGCTGTGCTGTGGTGAACG GAGAAGGACGTGTGTTTGTCTGGGGCTATGGAATTCTTGGGAAAGGACCCAACCTGGTGGAAACCGCTCTTCCAGAAATgatccctcccaccctcttcGGCCTGACGGAGTTCAGCCCTGAAGTCCGGATCTCCCAGGTCCGCTGTGGACTCAGCCACTTTGCTGCTCTCACCA ACAAGGGGGAACTGTTTGTGTGGGGCAAGAACGTCCGAGGGTGCCTGGGCATCGGCCGCCTGGAGGACCAGTATTTCCCGTGGAGG GTGACGATGCCTGGGGAGCCCGTGGCCGTGGCCTGCGGTGTGGATCACACGGTGACTCTGGCCAAGTCGTTCGTCTGA